The Syntrophorhabdaceae bacterium DNA segment GTATCCACCTTCCCGCTCCGCTGTGGTGCCGTAAAGGGCATAGAAGGGATCGTTGAGGATAAACACATTCTCTGCCGGGTCAAACTCCCAGTACACAACATTGGCAAGTTCCATGGCCTGGGACAATCGAAGTTCGCTCATGCGCAGGGCTTCTTCCGCCTTCTTCCGTCTGGTAATGTCTCTGGAAAATATTGATATTCCAAGGGTCCGGCCGTCCTGCTTCAGGAGATTAAAATTCATCTGCCTGACGTTGCCGGTAAACGTGACATCTTCTATCGTACAGGGAGCCTCCACGAGGCCTTTGCGGTAGAAACTCTGCCATTTTTCGATGACCCGTGATTCAGATTGCCACAGTTCGTCAAGCCCCATACCGACCTTCGGCTCGAGTCCCCGTTCAACCCTGAAGAAATCCTCAAACGCGCGGTTCCAGGTAAGCACGCGAAAAGACTCGGCGTCAACGGACCAGATTCTGTCGTCGGTGCTGTTGACAATGGCAAGTGTCTGCGCCCGCGATTCGGCCAGCTCTTTAGTCATCTTGGCCCGCTCCGCCTGCATCCGAAGGAAGGTAATGCCGTAAGCCAGATCGCCCGTCAGTTCCTCAAGCAGGGTGATCTCGTCAGGAGTAAAAGAGCCTGCAACCCCGGAGTAAATGGTCAGGGCACCGAAAGCCTCTCCCTTCTCGTCTTTCAGCGGCAGAGCGATGGCGCAACGGTAGCCCCGGCTTAATGCCCTCTCGCGCCACGGGAGGACTTTCCCGTCTGTCGCAAAATCCTGCGTGTAAACCGGCTGCGCGCTTCGAATACTCGTTCCCGTAGGTCCCCGCCCTCGTTCAACGTCCGCCCACGTGACATGTGCATCGGATAGGTAATCATCTTCGGCCCCCGCCCACGCTATTGGACGGACGGACTTCTCCCCGTCTTTCTCGGCATACCCAACCCAGGCCATGCGATAGCCAGCCTCATCACAGATGATCCGACAGATGTCGGTGAGCAAAGTTTGTTCATCTTTTGCACGTAAGAGCGTCTGATTGCAGTTGGTGATGGCCCGTAATTCTCTGTTCAAGCGAAGAATCCTCTCTTCTGCTCGCTTGCGCTCGGTGATATCCTGGGCTATCCCGTATCTCTTGATGATACGGCCTGAATCGTCCCTGGCATTAGTCGCTCGGACCACGATATGTCGTACTTCCCCGTCGCGGCGGACAATACGGTGTTCGATAGGAGCTAAGAATCCGGAGTCGTATCCTGCTATAACGTGCTGTACAGCTTGATAGACAGGCAACTGATCGTCAGGATGTACGAATCGTCTTCTGTATTCCCCCCTCTTCATCCTGTATCCACCTTCCTGCTCTGCTGTGGTGCCGTGAAAAGCATAAAAGGGATCGTTGAAGGTATACACTTCTTGGGCAAGGTCAAACTCCCAGTAAACGATTTCAGCAAGCTCTATTGCCTGAGACAATCGAAGCTCGCTCCCGCGCAGGGCTTCTTCCATCTGTTTGCGTTCCGTGATATCTCGGGCTATGCCGATTACCTCTACCGCTTCACCTTTACTGTTGCGCACGGCTGACGTCTTAACCTCGGTCCATATGGTTGATCCATCTTTGCAGTACAGTTCCACTTCCACAATCCGTGTCCGGTTCGGGTCTGCCGTTTTTGCCTTGTCAAGCTCCAGTTCCTCCCTGACAACCCTTTTCACGGACTCTACGCTTTGAGCTGTCATAGAGCGGCTGATAGGTTGGCCGATAATCTCTTCGGGCGAAAACCCTCTTATTTTTGATACCGAGGGGCTGATATACCGGTACTTCATGTCCAGGCCAAAGGTGAAAATAACATCAGCGGTGTTATCGGCAAGCAGGCGGTATTTCTTCTCGTTTTCCTTTAATGCCTCTTCGGCGCGTTTGCGTTCGGTGATATCTACCAGGGTCCCCACTATTGCGGGCTCCCCTTCATACTCCGTGTAGGAACTATAGGCCTCAACATGCTTGATGTCCTGGTCTTTGGTAACTATCCTGAATTCATAATGGCGAGACGGCAATTCCCCCGATATCCTCTTAATCAGGCTCTCTCTCACTGTGGGCCAGTCTTCCGACAATATTACGTCATTTACCCTCAATCTATCGATCACGTCCTCGACTCTGTACCCGAATATTTCGGCGCACCTCGGATTAACATATCTCAGTAACCCATCCTGTTGCATAAGATAAACACCGACAAGAGACTGTTTGGATAGCTCTCTGAAAATGATCTCAGATTTGGACCATTCCAGGTCTTTAATTCTCCGTCTTAATGCAGATATTTCTTCAAGGAGTTCCTGATCGGTTTTTGACGGATCATTCATACTGGCTCCTCTCTGATGATCAACAATGCTGATAGATTCAAGGTATTACACCTATTACCTTGAACACATGCCAGAATATACTATTTCATGGCCTCCTCAATACCGGACCACTGTTGACTGTATAACCGACAATGCTGTTTTTGTCAATGCGAATCGGGCGTGAACAAGTGCCGTGGATAATATGCGTCGTTCAATGCTGCAGTGGAGATACCGCTCGCGAGTGCCTTATTCGGGAATTGAACGATATCTGCATTCCGCAGGCATTGAGTCTCGTGCTGTAATGCGAAAGCGGTTGACGTCAAAGTCGCGTAAGGCTACAATTGACGTTGCAGGAACCAAATATCCAGGAAAGGAGAACCATATGGGATTGGAGGAACTCGAGGCAAGGATCAGGCTTCTTGAAGAACGGGTCACGTCTCAAGAAAAAAAGCTTAGAACTTTAGAGGACATTGAAGAGATAGAGAGACTGCAGAGAGCATACGGCTACTATATAGAACATTGGATGGCCGGGGAGATAATCGATCTTTTCTCTGACGGACCCGATGCGTCATTGACGCTCGCTGCAGGCACATATCTCGGCAAGAGTCGGATCAAACAATATTTCGAACATTACAAGAACCAAAATAACGAATTCATGCATCAGGTGATGCAGCTTCAGGGCATCATCGACGTGAATCCGGACGGTCAAACGGCAAAGGGACAGTGGTATGGCTTCGGCGCAGTGGCCATACCTGTAGAGAAAGGAGTGATACAGGAGTTCTTTGGCGGGATATACGGTGTTGACTACGTGAAGGAGGGTGGCATATGGAAGCTTAAGAAACTCCGCTTCGATCAGGTGTTCAGCTGTACGCCGCTTAGAGGTTGGGTGAAACCGGAACGCGTGGTGGCGGCCCCGGACGGCCCGAGCGCCTCTCTGCTCAAGGCTGATATACCCCGCACCTTTAGCCTCCGTTACCCTTCGGGATATATCTTTCCCTTCCATTTCAAGCATCCCGTCACGGGCAAGGAAACGAGTGAGAGAGCACACAATGCGGCCATTGATGAGCAGAAGAAAACGAGCTGAGAAGAGAAACTTAAAGCGGTTGGGGTTTGGAAAGGAACGTTTTCGAAAGAAAAGCCGGTAAAAGACTGTTTGATTTAAAGACATTTAAAATGCCGAAGGCGGGATTTGAACCCGCACGAGTTTCCCCGCCACCCCCTCAAGATGGTGTGTCTGCCAATTCCACCACTTCGGCAATTATTTCTGAGGCTGAGGCTGAGCCGGCGCCGCCGGCACATTCTCTCCTGCTTTCACGGGAACATTTCTCACGGTGCTTTCTCTATGCCCGTAAATGAACGCCAGAGATAAACTGGTCAGCATAAACACGATGATCGCGCCCGTAGTAAGTTTCGTCATGAACCCGGACGATCCCGAACTTCCGAAAAGCGTCTGGCTTGATCCTCCTCCGAAGGCGGCCCCAATCTCGGAACCCCTGCCCGTCTGGAGAAGCACGATCAGGATGAGGGCTATGGCAACCAGTATGTGCACCACTGCGATTACTGTTATCATCTTGTTTTCTCCATTGCGCTTTTTATTATAGCAACAAAGCTCTCCGATTTCAAGGATGCTCCGCCAACGAGCGCTCCATCAATGTTTTCCATAGCCATGAGCTCTCCCGCATTTTCAGCGGTCACGCTGCCGCCGTAGAGTATTCTCACGTTACCCGCGGCATCTGAATACTTCTCCCCCACCACGCTGCGTATGAAATGATGCACTTCCTCGGCTTCCATGGGGGTCGCGTTCTTGCCGGTGCCGATAGCCCACACAGGTTCGTAGGCTATGACCACATCATCGAGACTTTCTATACCGATGAGCGCTTTTTTCACCTGGATGCCTACAACGAATTCGGTAATCTGTTTTGTCCGCTCATCTTCGGTCTCGCCCACGCATATAATGGGTTTCAAGCCCGCGCTCAAGCTCTTTTTTGTCTTAAGATTCACCGCCTCATCGGTCTCATGGAAATATTTTCTCCTCTCCGAATGGCCGATGATCACATAGGTACAGCCGGCGTCCTTGAGCATGGCAGGTGATATTTCGCCTGTGTAAGCGCCCTTATCTTCATAGAAGATATTCTGCGCCGCAAGCTTGACCGGGGAACCCTTGATGATTTCATTGACAGCTGCGAGCGAAGTGAAGGGCGGAGCAAGGACCACGTCACCTCCGGCAACCTGAGGCGTGGCGTCTTTGATGCTCCTTGCAAGCAGGACCGCTTCCTTCGTGGTATTGTTCATCTTCCAGTTGCCGGCAACCATGAAGCCTCTCATGATCTGCCTCCAGCCCCTTCAAGGGCTTCCACAGCCGGCATGGTCTTCCCCTCCAGAAGTTCGAGGAAGGCGCCGCCACCCGTTGAAATATAGGATATTTTAGAACTGACCCCTGCTTTGTGGACCGCCGAATCGGTGTCGCCGCCTCCGATAATAGAAAGGGCTCCGGAGTCAGCCACCGCATTCGCTACCGCAAAAGTGCCTTTACTGAAGGCTTCAAGCTCGAACATACCCATGGGGCCGTTCCAGACGATCGTGTTCACA contains these protein-coding regions:
- a CDS encoding PAS domain S-box protein, coding for MNDPSKTDQELLEEISALRRRIKDLEWSKSEIIFRELSKQSLVGVYLMQQDGLLRYVNPRCAEIFGYRVEDVIDRLRVNDVILSEDWPTVRESLIKRISGELPSRHYEFRIVTKDQDIKHVEAYSSYTEYEGEPAIVGTLVDITERKRAEEALKENEKKYRLLADNTADVIFTFGLDMKYRYISPSVSKIRGFSPEEIIGQPISRSMTAQSVESVKRVVREELELDKAKTADPNRTRIVEVELYCKDGSTIWTEVKTSAVRNSKGEAVEVIGIARDITERKQMEEALRGSELRLSQAIELAEIVYWEFDLAQEVYTFNDPFYAFHGTTAEQEGGYRMKRGEYRRRFVHPDDQLPVYQAVQHVIAGYDSGFLAPIEHRIVRRDGEVRHIVVRATNARDDSGRIIKRYGIAQDITERKRAEERILRLNRELRAITNCNQTLLRAKDEQTLLTDICRIICDEAGYRMAWVGYAEKDGEKSVRPIAWAGAEDDYLSDAHVTWADVERGRGPTGTSIRSAQPVYTQDFATDGKVLPWRERALSRGYRCAIALPLKDEKGEAFGALTIYSGVAGSFTPDEITLLEELTGDLAYGITFLRMQAERAKMTKELAESRAQTLAIVNSTDDRIWSVDAESFRVLTWNRAFEDFFRVERGLEPKVGMGLDELWQSESRVIEKWQSFYRKGLVEAPCTIEDVTFTGNVRQMNFNLLKQDGRTLGISIFSRDITRRKKAEEALRMSELRLSQAMELANVVYWEFDPAENVFILNDPFYALYGTTAEREGGYRMEVEEYRKRFIHPDDQLFVSRAVRENIARGTAESMPDIEHRIIRRDGEVRHIVVRATATTEDSGRVIMRYGINQDITDRKQAQTELSQSEKRYRAVFENTGAATVIIENDTTISLCNVEFEHLSGYPKNEVEGKKSWMEFVFKDDQGNMLSFHHLRRKSPDATSKQYGFRFVTKAGEVRDVYVVVDVIPGTDRSVASLVDITDLKRAEQEKTHLETQLHQAQKMEAIGTLAGGIAHDFNNILTALVGYATLLQMEAKRGKSRDYADQILAASQKAAELVQNLLAFSRQQRIRLEPVSLHEIVRGTEKLLKRLVTEDIAVNAHLEGQDIVIMADATQIDQILFNLATNARDAMPQGGTFTIETQLIDLDDEFQRLHGYGKPGCYALLAVSDTGMGMDEATKERIFDPFFTTKGAGKGTGLGLSTVYGIVKQHDGYITVYSEPHVGTTFHIYLPTAKETLREDQPKPASVKGGNEIILIGEDNEAVRELIDKILTHYGYTTLKAVDGQDAVEQFKKADKVHLLILDSVMPKKNGREAYNEILALKPGVKVIFISGHTRDVVLDKGIQDGEFSFLQKPISPITLLQKVREVLDSGLYP
- a CDS encoding nuclear transport factor 2 family protein, with the protein product MGLEELEARIRLLEERVTSQEKKLRTLEDIEEIERLQRAYGYYIEHWMAGEIIDLFSDGPDASLTLAAGTYLGKSRIKQYFEHYKNQNNEFMHQVMQLQGIIDVNPDGQTAKGQWYGFGAVAIPVEKGVIQEFFGGIYGVDYVKEGGIWKLKKLRFDQVFSCTPLRGWVKPERVVAAPDGPSASLLKADIPRTFSLRYPSGYIFPFHFKHPVTGKETSERAHNAAIDEQKKTS
- the secG gene encoding preprotein translocase subunit SecG; translation: MITVIAVVHILVAIALILIVLLQTGRGSEIGAAFGGGSSQTLFGSSGSSGFMTKLTTGAIIVFMLTSLSLAFIYGHRESTVRNVPVKAGENVPAAPAQPQPQK
- the tpiA gene encoding triose-phosphate isomerase encodes the protein MRGFMVAGNWKMNNTTKEAVLLARSIKDATPQVAGGDVVLAPPFTSLAAVNEIIKGSPVKLAAQNIFYEDKGAYTGEISPAMLKDAGCTYVIIGHSERRKYFHETDEAVNLKTKKSLSAGLKPIICVGETEDERTKQITEFVVGIQVKKALIGIESLDDVVIAYEPVWAIGTGKNATPMEAEEVHHFIRSVVGEKYSDAAGNVRILYGGSVTAENAGELMAMENIDGALVGGASLKSESFVAIIKSAMEKTR